A part of Bacillus thuringiensis genomic DNA contains:
- the katB gene encoding catalase KatB (Bacillus. Distinguish from KatB from KatA.), which translates to MNPNNRLTTNQGAPVGDNQNSRTAGRRGPVLLEDYHLVEKLAHFDRERIPERVVHARGAGAHGVFVTKNSMKQYTKAAFLQNEGTETPVFVRFSTVIHGQGSPETARDPRGFAVKFYTEEGNYDIVGNHLPVFFIRDAIKFPDMVHSLKPAPDTNIQTPDRYWDFMTLTPESTHMMTWVFSDYGTPASYREMEGFGVHSFKWINAEGKIVYIKYHWKPQQNVRNLSAKEVQEVQGKDFNHATRDLFDAIEKGNYPKWDLHVQVMQLEETDSLDFDPLDPTKVWPEDRFPLIEVGTMTLNRNPKNFFAEVEQVAFSPSATVNGIEPSEDKLLQGRLFSYPDTQRYRLGANYLQIPVNCPYAAVRNQQRDGAMQIDQNPSTINYEPSRHTENPVEDPTYRDSTMKVEGYVSREKIEKPNDFKQAGERYRSFSKEEQENLIANLTNDLKDVNERTKLLAVCNFFRADQEYGMRLAQALNVDITQYVGNAPK; encoded by the coding sequence ATGAATCCAAATAATCGCTTAACAACAAACCAAGGTGCTCCAGTTGGAGACAACCAAAATTCTCGTACAGCTGGTCGCCGTGGACCGGTATTATTAGAAGACTATCATTTAGTAGAAAAACTGGCTCACTTTGATCGTGAACGTATTCCAGAGCGCGTTGTGCATGCACGTGGTGCAGGTGCTCACGGTGTATTCGTAACGAAAAACAGCATGAAGCAATATACGAAAGCAGCATTTTTACAAAATGAAGGAACTGAAACGCCTGTATTTGTTCGTTTCTCAACGGTTATTCATGGTCAAGGTTCTCCGGAAACAGCTCGTGACCCACGCGGGTTCGCTGTTAAATTTTATACAGAAGAAGGAAATTACGATATCGTAGGTAACCATTTACCAGTCTTCTTCATCCGTGATGCAATTAAATTCCCTGATATGGTGCATTCTTTAAAACCAGCACCTGATACAAATATTCAAACACCAGATCGTTACTGGGATTTCATGACGTTAACGCCAGAATCTACACATATGATGACATGGGTATTCTCTGATTATGGTACACCAGCAAGCTACCGCGAAATGGAAGGTTTCGGTGTCCATTCATTTAAATGGATTAATGCAGAAGGTAAAATTGTCTACATTAAATATCACTGGAAACCACAGCAAAATGTACGTAACTTAAGTGCAAAAGAAGTGCAAGAAGTACAAGGAAAAGACTTTAACCATGCAACTCGTGACTTGTTCGATGCGATTGAAAAAGGAAATTATCCGAAATGGGATTTACACGTACAAGTGATGCAACTAGAAGAAACGGATTCTTTAGATTTCGATCCATTAGACCCGACTAAAGTATGGCCAGAAGATCGCTTCCCATTAATCGAAGTAGGGACAATGACGTTAAATCGTAACCCGAAAAACTTCTTCGCAGAAGTAGAGCAGGTGGCGTTCTCTCCAAGTGCAACTGTAAATGGTATTGAACCATCTGAAGACAAATTATTACAAGGTCGTTTATTCTCTTATCCAGATACACAGCGTTATCGCCTTGGTGCAAATTACTTACAAATTCCTGTAAACTGCCCATACGCAGCTGTTCGTAACCAACAACGTGATGGTGCGATGCAAATCGATCAAAATCCATCTACAATCAACTACGAACCGAGCCGTCACACTGAAAATCCAGTTGAAGACCCGACTTACCGCGATTCAACTATGAAAGTAGAAGGCTATGTATCTCGTGAAAAAATTGAGAAACCAAATGATTTCAAACAAGCAGGTGAGCGTTACCGTTCATTCTCTAAAGAAGAGCAAGAAAACTTAATTGCAAACTTAACAAATGACTTAAAAGACGTAAATGAACGCACGAAATTACTAGCTGTTTGTAACTTCTTCCGTGCAGATCAAGAGTACGGTATGCGTTTAGCGCAAGCGTTAAATGTTGATATTACGCAATATGTAGGAAATGCTCCGAAATAA
- a CDS encoding response regulator transcription factor, with protein MTKRILIADDEKEIVELIELYLSRENFHIIKAFEGEEALQIIKNETIDLLIADIMMPKLNGYHLVKEVRKIKTLPIILISAKSEGYDKILGLDLGADDYITKPFDPLELVARVQAQLRRHYQFNQTLTKQQVITLGDLQLDTASCHVCKNANTITLTSTEYKLLELFMSNPNHVFTKRQLFEKVWEEDYFGDDNTIMVHISNLRDKIEENSKKPTYLQTIRGLGYIFKVST; from the coding sequence ATGACAAAAAGAATTTTAATCGCTGATGATGAAAAAGAAATTGTAGAGCTTATTGAGCTTTATTTATCACGTGAAAATTTTCATATTATAAAAGCCTTTGAAGGCGAAGAAGCCCTGCAGATAATCAAAAATGAAACAATTGATTTACTCATTGCCGACATTATGATGCCAAAACTAAACGGCTATCATTTAGTAAAAGAAGTTCGTAAAATAAAAACACTTCCAATCATTTTAATCTCGGCGAAAAGTGAAGGTTACGATAAAATTTTAGGACTTGATTTAGGAGCAGATGACTATATTACGAAGCCTTTTGATCCACTTGAACTTGTTGCGAGAGTGCAAGCTCAATTACGCAGACACTATCAATTCAATCAAACTCTAACGAAGCAACAAGTCATTACGTTAGGCGACTTACAGCTCGATACAGCAAGCTGCCATGTTTGTAAAAATGCAAACACTATTACTTTAACTTCTACAGAATATAAGCTACTTGAATTATTTATGAGCAATCCAAATCACGTTTTTACGAAGCGTCAATTATTCGAAAAGGTTTGGGAAGAAGACTATTTCGGAGATGACAATACAATTATGGTTCACATTAGCAACTTAAGAGACAAGATTGAAGAAAACAGCAAAAAACCTACCTATTTACAAACAATTCGTGGGCTCGGTTATATTTTCAAGGTATCAACATGA
- the hemH gene encoding ferrochelatase — MTKKKIGLLVMAYGTPESLDDVEAYYTHIRHGRKPSEEALQDLIGRYKAIGGISPLSKITKEQAHKLTDSMNNMFTEYEFTCYLGLKHIAPFIEDAVEEMKRDGIEQAISIVLAPHYSTFSIKAYNDRAILLSEEIGGPVIEPIEQWYDEPKFISYWAEQIKETFTKIEGKEKAVVIFSAHSLPEKIIAVGDPYVEQLQHTADLIAEAANIHHYTIGWQSAGNTPDPWIGPDVQDLTRDLFEERGYESFIYCPVGFVAEHLEVLYDNDYECKVVTDELNVAYFRPNMPNSQSVFIDCLTEIVSKKMKGIVDKNLVLNNN; from the coding sequence ATGACAAAGAAAAAAATAGGCTTACTCGTAATGGCATATGGAACGCCAGAATCATTAGATGATGTAGAAGCGTACTACACACATATTCGCCACGGGCGTAAACCTTCCGAAGAAGCACTCCAAGATTTAATAGGGCGCTATAAAGCAATTGGAGGAATTTCACCACTTTCAAAAATTACGAAAGAGCAAGCGCATAAATTAACAGATTCAATGAATAATATGTTTACAGAGTATGAATTTACTTGTTACTTAGGCTTAAAACATATTGCCCCATTTATAGAAGATGCAGTAGAAGAGATGAAACGCGATGGAATTGAGCAGGCGATTAGTATCGTATTAGCTCCGCATTATTCTACATTTAGCATTAAAGCGTATAATGACCGTGCTATTCTTCTTTCGGAAGAAATCGGTGGTCCTGTTATTGAACCAATTGAACAATGGTACGATGAACCGAAATTTATTTCGTATTGGGCAGAGCAAATAAAAGAAACATTTACAAAGATTGAAGGCAAAGAGAAAGCTGTCGTAATTTTTTCAGCGCATAGTTTACCAGAAAAAATTATTGCGGTAGGTGACCCTTATGTAGAGCAATTGCAGCATACAGCGGATTTAATTGCAGAGGCTGCAAATATTCATCACTATACAATTGGTTGGCAAAGTGCTGGAAATACACCTGATCCATGGATTGGGCCGGATGTGCAAGATTTAACGAGAGATTTATTTGAAGAGCGTGGATATGAATCTTTCATATATTGTCCGGTTGGCTTTGTGGCAGAGCATTTAGAAGTTTTATATGACAATGATTACGAATGTAAAGTTGTAACTGATGAATTAAATGTGGCATATTTTAGACCAAATATGCCAAATTCACAATCTGTATTTATCGATTGCTTAACTGAAATTGTTTCCAAAAAAATGAAGGGAATAGTTGACAAGAACCTAGTTTTAAATAATAATTAA
- a CDS encoding cation-translocating P-type ATPase gives MQSKSLKTRFIRSLPGRIRIEIYKLKYNMNMANLIVERFRDVEGIYQVSPSISTGRALITYDINKTSLHTICEIIKLLEEQITKNNNLNNMEETKKVEDSSSSVISYEKKGEGVPLPLALSVVGLGAFGIKQLFMGRSALARSPGLFYVSGALSVVTGYPFLKRGFKKMIASKKVNSDLVLGIGTLALALARENIVVLAGLSLLNYLNWKRSQANINEETYSYKERILSPEIRAYSEKQSKWGMLFGGATWAFTRNPLRGMAVLLAANPKPAVSSAEYAWRQGDLVARERGYLIPNEGSLSQLSRTRTIVFDDVSRIFRNEEAELSCISEDEGQVLCTAASLLEKSEHDWKDEVVQRAKQTGRTLRKAFEIEMDEEGIKGEIQGIPSFSGSKEFIERNGVDISLYELEAKRLNKEGFNVQFVAKGQKCLGLLAGSKIAIVPEFADIFHQLNENKWAIAVMGNSLNMNEGVLTQYGIDTSWQHSDVVERVERIRLNGEEVLFVCEEKIEFPSISHYEMKNVFQSMAYAKRIDLLVKEHFRVAKMWNIAGEMLAVWSIFTAPVIALLANALSLTFLSRAKRVSEKIFSNEEIVNRNESAAREPSMKWYTLSQEDVIDELQVEKQQGLSDREVQMRQEKYGMNRMEPKKSVPWIVSFMGQFKEFTSLILLGAAGLSVLSGGVFDGLAMGTILIVNAVIGTLQERKAEKVVEALNQFRAPNCTVIRAGEEVEIASSELVPGDIVCLQAGDRVPADLRTIHSWNLEVNEAMLTGESLPVEKKEDAVGEECSLAERNNMLFMGTSVTRGKARAVVVETGMSTEMGYMISLMKGEETEPTPLQQKVTSISKTFIKGAFVAGGIVLVAGLLRGLPITQMITTSVALTASAVPEGLPIMITIALSAGIFRMQKQNALVRKLSSLETLGRTTVICSDKTGTLTKNEMTVKVIATPNRVWSVSGDGYEPVGKISDVTSSKVAAAVEMEVEEVTYHESEKTPLENPDLVRVLQISVLCNNSKLEQEENQWIVKGDPTEGALLSLASKAGVSHEDMKSFERHHEEPFDSETKIMSVVCKENESLYKFSKGSVEAILTRCKWYQHNGEIYPLCEQEKEVILQQNEGFAEQALRVLGFAYSDGEKDELIFVGLVGMIDPPKPEVEESIREAIELGVKPVMITGDHPTTAISIAKQTGIWNRDDRVLTGIEIDHLTDEELKNIVKNTSVFARVTPAHKLRIVTAYQADGQIVAMTGDGVNDTPAIKKANIGIAMGQTGTEVTKESADLILKKDHFGSIVEGVKEGRTIIGNIRKAVGCLLTGNLAEVLVTSAAVIAGMPIPLVPIQILLMNLITDALPAMILAVNPGNKTKQTKRQDIVDKELYKKVVTRGILLGVGSLALFGMSLAAGVPLVVAQTSAFAALVAGQLIQTFSWRQEGSDETMRDWSKDRFFVTALGTSWLVLLSAIYVPSFARIFHTVPLTLMQWIPVLLVAGTVSQISKPIINLISYKNDDSAKPVVKELALLKTV, from the coding sequence ATGCAGAGTAAATCATTGAAAACGAGATTTATACGATCGTTACCTGGAAGAATTCGAATTGAAATATATAAACTGAAATACAATATGAACATGGCGAACTTGATAGTAGAACGTTTTCGTGACGTGGAAGGTATTTATCAAGTGAGTCCCTCTATTTCTACAGGAAGAGCCCTTATTACTTACGATATCAACAAGACCTCTCTACATACAATTTGTGAAATAATTAAACTCCTAGAAGAACAAATTACAAAGAATAATAACCTTAATAATATGGAAGAAACGAAGAAAGTAGAAGATTCTTCATCTAGTGTAATTTCTTACGAGAAAAAAGGTGAAGGTGTTCCGTTACCGCTAGCGCTTTCGGTCGTTGGATTAGGTGCTTTCGGTATAAAACAATTATTTATGGGAAGATCTGCTTTAGCTAGAAGCCCAGGACTTTTTTACGTATCAGGTGCTTTATCTGTTGTGACGGGATATCCGTTTCTGAAACGTGGATTCAAAAAAATGATTGCTAGCAAAAAGGTGAATTCGGATCTTGTGCTTGGTATAGGGACGTTAGCGCTAGCACTTGCGCGAGAAAATATTGTCGTGCTAGCAGGACTTAGTCTATTAAATTATTTAAATTGGAAGCGTAGTCAAGCGAACATAAATGAAGAAACATATTCGTATAAAGAACGGATTTTATCCCCAGAGATTAGAGCATACAGTGAAAAGCAATCGAAATGGGGTATGCTTTTTGGCGGGGCAACATGGGCATTTACGAGAAATCCGTTACGCGGAATGGCGGTCTTATTAGCTGCGAATCCGAAACCGGCTGTTTCGTCTGCTGAGTATGCATGGAGACAAGGAGATCTCGTTGCGAGAGAAAGAGGATACCTTATTCCAAATGAAGGATCGTTATCTCAATTGTCCAGAACGAGAACGATCGTATTTGACGATGTTTCTCGTATATTCCGTAATGAAGAAGCGGAGCTTAGCTGTATTTCAGAAGATGAAGGGCAAGTTCTGTGCACGGCAGCCTCATTACTGGAGAAAAGTGAGCATGATTGGAAAGATGAGGTTGTGCAACGAGCGAAGCAAACAGGAAGAACGTTAAGAAAGGCTTTTGAAATCGAGATGGATGAAGAAGGGATAAAAGGTGAAATACAAGGTATCCCATCTTTTTCCGGTAGTAAAGAATTTATAGAACGAAATGGTGTAGATATAAGCCTTTATGAGTTAGAAGCGAAGAGACTGAACAAAGAAGGGTTTAACGTTCAGTTTGTTGCTAAAGGTCAAAAATGCCTCGGATTGTTAGCTGGATCAAAAATAGCAATTGTTCCTGAGTTTGCAGACATCTTTCATCAGTTAAACGAAAATAAATGGGCGATAGCTGTTATGGGAAATAGTTTAAATATGAATGAGGGTGTTCTAACGCAATACGGTATTGATACAAGTTGGCAACATAGCGATGTTGTAGAACGTGTAGAGCGTATCCGTTTGAATGGGGAAGAAGTGTTATTTGTATGTGAGGAAAAGATTGAATTCCCGTCAATATCTCACTATGAAATGAAAAATGTCTTTCAATCAATGGCGTATGCAAAACGAATCGATTTATTGGTGAAAGAACATTTTCGAGTAGCAAAAATGTGGAATATTGCCGGTGAGATGCTGGCTGTTTGGTCTATATTTACGGCGCCTGTTATCGCTTTATTGGCGAATGCTCTATCTTTAACGTTTTTATCTAGAGCGAAGCGGGTGAGTGAGAAGATTTTTTCTAATGAAGAGATAGTAAATAGGAACGAATCCGCAGCAAGAGAACCTTCTATGAAATGGTATACACTCTCGCAAGAAGACGTAATAGATGAATTGCAAGTGGAAAAACAGCAAGGATTAAGTGATAGAGAAGTGCAAATGCGACAAGAAAAGTATGGAATGAATAGAATGGAACCGAAGAAGTCTGTCCCTTGGATTGTGTCATTTATGGGGCAATTTAAAGAGTTCACATCGCTTATTTTACTTGGAGCAGCTGGTTTGTCTGTATTATCAGGCGGGGTGTTTGATGGATTGGCAATGGGGACAATTCTTATTGTGAATGCGGTAATTGGAACGCTTCAAGAGCGAAAGGCCGAAAAAGTAGTGGAAGCTTTAAATCAATTCCGTGCGCCGAATTGTACAGTAATTCGAGCAGGAGAAGAAGTAGAAATAGCAAGTAGTGAGCTCGTTCCTGGGGATATTGTTTGCCTTCAGGCTGGAGACCGTGTGCCTGCTGACCTTCGTACTATACATTCTTGGAATTTAGAAGTTAATGAAGCGATGTTAACGGGTGAGTCTCTACCTGTTGAAAAGAAAGAGGATGCTGTAGGAGAAGAATGTTCGTTAGCGGAGCGGAATAATATGCTCTTTATGGGTACGTCCGTAACGCGCGGTAAAGCGAGAGCTGTAGTAGTGGAAACAGGGATGAGCACAGAAATGGGCTATATGATTTCTTTAATGAAAGGAGAAGAAACAGAACCTACACCACTCCAGCAAAAGGTGACGTCTATTAGTAAAACATTTATTAAAGGGGCATTTGTAGCTGGTGGTATCGTACTTGTGGCAGGATTACTACGAGGTTTGCCGATTACACAAATGATTACAACATCGGTTGCTCTTACAGCATCAGCTGTTCCAGAAGGTTTGCCGATTATGATTACAATCGCTTTAAGCGCAGGGATATTCCGTATGCAAAAGCAAAATGCACTCGTTCGGAAACTTTCCAGTTTAGAAACGTTAGGCAGAACAACTGTTATTTGCTCTGATAAAACAGGTACTCTTACGAAGAATGAAATGACGGTTAAAGTGATCGCTACGCCAAATCGTGTATGGAGTGTATCGGGTGATGGATATGAACCGGTAGGTAAGATTTCGGATGTAACGTCATCTAAAGTCGCCGCTGCTGTAGAGATGGAAGTAGAAGAAGTGACTTATCATGAAAGTGAAAAAACACCGTTAGAAAATCCAGATTTAGTTCGCGTTCTGCAAATTAGTGTCCTTTGTAACAATAGTAAATTAGAACAAGAAGAGAATCAGTGGATCGTGAAAGGTGACCCGACTGAGGGGGCTTTGTTAAGTTTGGCTTCTAAAGCGGGTGTGTCACATGAAGATATGAAATCATTTGAACGACATCATGAAGAACCGTTCGACTCTGAAACGAAAATTATGAGTGTTGTTTGTAAGGAAAATGAATCACTGTATAAGTTTTCGAAAGGATCTGTAGAGGCGATTCTTACTAGATGTAAATGGTATCAACATAATGGTGAAATCTATCCGTTATGTGAACAAGAAAAAGAAGTTATTTTACAACAAAATGAAGGTTTTGCAGAACAGGCGTTACGAGTATTAGGTTTTGCATACAGTGATGGTGAGAAGGATGAGCTTATTTTTGTTGGGTTAGTTGGTATGATTGATCCTCCGAAGCCTGAAGTAGAAGAAAGTATTCGTGAAGCGATTGAACTTGGTGTAAAGCCAGTCATGATTACTGGGGATCATCCAACCACGGCGATTTCTATTGCAAAGCAGACTGGTATTTGGAATCGTGATGATCGTGTTTTAACTGGGATAGAAATTGATCATTTAACAGATGAAGAGCTAAAAAATATCGTGAAAAACACTTCTGTCTTTGCGCGAGTAACACCGGCCCATAAATTACGCATAGTAACTGCATATCAAGCTGACGGTCAAATTGTTGCGATGACTGGAGATGGTGTGAATGATACGCCTGCTATAAAGAAAGCGAATATCGGTATTGCGATGGGGCAAACAGGAACAGAAGTAACGAAAGAATCTGCAGATCTTATATTGAAAAAAGATCACTTTGGTTCCATTGTGGAAGGGGTAAAAGAAGGTAGAACGATCATTGGTAATATTCGTAAAGCGGTTGGTTGTTTATTAACGGGAAATTTAGCTGAAGTATTGGTGACAAGTGCAGCTGTTATTGCAGGGATGCCGATTCCGTTAGTGCCAATTCAAATTTTATTAATGAACCTTATTACAGATGCTTTACCGGCAATGATTTTAGCTGTAAATCCTGGGAACAAAACGAAGCAAACGAAACGCCAAGATATTGTGGATAAAGAGCTATACAAAAAGGTTGTGACGCGAGGTATATTGCTAGGGGTAGGATCGCTTGCTTTATTCGGTATGAGTTTAGCTGCTGGTGTGCCTCTTGTAGTAGCGCAAACATCAGCGTTTGCGGCGTTAGTTGCAGGTCAACTCATTCAAACATTTTCTTGGAGGCAAGAAGGATCAGACGAAACAATGCGTGATTGGTCAAAAGATCGTTTCTTTGTAACAGCGCTAGGGACGTCTTGGCTTGTATTATTATCAGCTATATATGTTCCGTCATTTGCTCGTATATTCCATACAGTGCCATTAACGCTTATGCAATGGATACCTGTTCTTCTTGTAGCGGGCACAGTATCTCAAATTTCGAAACCTATTATTAATTTAATTTCATATAAGAATGATGACTCGGCAAAACCGGTAGTCAAGGAACTAGCATTATTAAAAACAGTGTAA
- a CDS encoding YtxH domain-containing protein, producing the protein MFRFMKSPIGIAVGVAAVILASPKARKALRKLAVKTVSAFLGAKEQMQSAGAEMEEALPKVKEAAHKVAVKTVSPIIGAVEAVPTTISKFQEKWVSRLNAYHSNESMDYESLPVTP; encoded by the coding sequence ATGTTTAGATTTATGAAATCACCAATCGGTATAGCGGTTGGGGTAGCGGCGGTTATATTAGCGTCACCGAAAGCGAGAAAGGCACTAAGAAAACTAGCGGTAAAAACAGTATCTGCTTTTCTTGGTGCAAAAGAACAAATGCAAAGTGCTGGTGCAGAAATGGAAGAAGCGTTACCGAAAGTGAAAGAAGCGGCACATAAAGTGGCAGTAAAAACAGTTTCACCAATTATCGGAGCAGTAGAAGCGGTTCCGACTACGATTTCTAAATTCCAGGAAAAGTGGGTATCTCGTTTAAATGCATATCATTCCAATGAGAGTATGGATTACGAAAGCTTACCTGTCACTCCTTAA
- a CDS encoding DUF1232 domain-containing protein, with protein sequence MSQDNERSNLGLLLKKLLKEKSLSMRKLSSLTDIDTATISMIVNGKRKANPKHLQKFAVSLNVPVGDLFVAAGYSIETKQEEQSDIHVSINNIEHLLESAQLYDQKFSISNVEQQLANYEQYSQTEEGKETIEKGFLEKIQKVSSIGPFITDLKELYERFTKKKGTTAELALMGSALIYFILSVDVIPDYIFPIGYLDDAVAVQLVLNALMKR encoded by the coding sequence ATGTCTCAAGATAATGAAAGAAGTAATCTTGGATTGTTGTTGAAAAAGTTACTTAAAGAAAAATCTTTATCGATGCGAAAATTGAGTTCGCTTACTGATATTGATACCGCTACTATTTCAATGATCGTAAATGGTAAGCGAAAGGCGAATCCGAAGCATTTGCAAAAGTTTGCAGTGAGTCTTAATGTTCCGGTAGGTGATTTGTTTGTGGCGGCAGGTTATTCTATTGAAACGAAACAGGAGGAGCAATCTGATATTCACGTTTCCATTAATAACATTGAGCACTTACTTGAATCTGCCCAACTCTATGATCAAAAGTTTAGTATATCGAATGTAGAGCAGCAGTTAGCGAATTATGAACAGTATTCGCAAACTGAAGAAGGGAAAGAAACGATTGAAAAGGGGTTTCTTGAAAAGATTCAAAAGGTAAGCAGTATTGGTCCATTTATTACTGATTTGAAAGAATTGTATGAGAGATTTACGAAGAAGAAGGGAACGACTGCAGAACTTGCTTTAATGGGAAGTGCGCTCATTTACTTTATATTATCGGTCGATGTAATTCCAGATTATATATTTCCAATCGGCTATTTAGATGATGCGGTTGCGGTACAACTCGTTTTAAATGCACTAATGAAAAGGTAA
- a CDS encoding HAMP domain-containing sensor histidine kinase: MKRNSSLFSIFVINYFAIIAVTIISVVIFISFILIRLSHDIEREPALLNIEAKDIVQSNYKEIRGDAVLKAGGWIEIIQNNKVVHVIGEKQDAVTEYTLNNLQHYMNTDETNSQDYSMNITPFTGNDEQPYFCIVKLPQQEATKKLFENIGVYAFQAFGIAFVFFLCVNSLLLFFSIRKLSRPMKKIQIGIKKMTEGDYSNKLQFQTYHEIEEIKNAFNYMAHELQIAQEEKIKSEENKKRLLRDITHDIRTPMTSIAGYSKALVDHSMDEQQQKKYLTYIHDKSLQLDNLIQDLLHFTKLDNPVYKLDRQPEDITEFIKETIVTYYGEIEAKNFALDLQLLEHPSIIQLDRKQMERAIGNIIINALKYNPIGTKLTISLSETEDTITLQIQDDGVGIPSDTINRIFLEFVRGDAARSSDGGSGLGLAISKRIIELHHGEITAQSETDTGTRFIITLPKQK; this comes from the coding sequence ATGAAGCGAAATAGTAGCCTATTTTCTATCTTCGTCATTAATTATTTCGCCATTATCGCCGTTACCATTATTTCAGTTGTCATTTTTATTAGTTTTATTCTGATTCGACTTTCTCATGACATCGAACGAGAGCCTGCACTTCTCAACATTGAAGCGAAAGATATCGTCCAAAGTAATTATAAAGAAATACGAGGAGACGCTGTTTTAAAGGCTGGCGGCTGGATCGAGATTATTCAAAACAATAAAGTTGTTCATGTTATTGGTGAGAAGCAAGATGCCGTAACTGAGTATACATTAAATAATTTGCAACATTACATGAATACCGACGAAACAAACTCTCAAGACTATAGTATGAATATCACTCCTTTTACTGGTAATGATGAGCAACCCTATTTTTGCATCGTTAAACTACCTCAGCAAGAAGCCACGAAAAAGCTATTCGAAAATATTGGCGTTTACGCTTTTCAAGCTTTCGGTATTGCTTTCGTTTTCTTTTTATGCGTTAACAGCTTATTGCTCTTCTTCTCTATTCGAAAGTTATCTAGACCAATGAAAAAGATTCAAATTGGTATTAAGAAGATGACAGAAGGCGATTATTCCAACAAACTTCAATTTCAAACGTATCATGAGATTGAAGAAATTAAAAATGCTTTCAACTATATGGCTCATGAGCTACAAATCGCACAAGAGGAAAAAATAAAAAGCGAAGAAAATAAAAAAAGGTTGCTTCGTGATATTACACACGATATCCGTACGCCAATGACTTCGATTGCAGGCTATTCTAAAGCATTAGTGGATCATTCAATGGATGAGCAACAACAGAAGAAGTATTTAACTTATATCCACGATAAATCATTGCAGTTAGATAACTTGATTCAGGATTTATTACATTTCACAAAATTAGACAACCCTGTATATAAATTGGACCGACAGCCTGAAGACATCACCGAATTTATTAAAGAAACGATTGTCACGTACTACGGGGAAATAGAAGCAAAAAACTTCGCATTGGATTTACAACTTTTAGAACATCCAAGTATCATTCAACTGGATCGAAAACAAATGGAACGCGCTATAGGAAATATTATTATAAATGCCTTGAAATATAATCCTATCGGAACGAAACTTACTATCTCTCTTTCGGAAACAGAAGACACAATTACTCTTCAAATTCAAGACGATGGCGTCGGTATCCCCTCCGATACAATCAATCGCATCTTTCTTGAATTTGTAAGAGGTGACGCCGCTCGTAGTAGCGATGGCGGAAGCGGGTTAGGCCTGGCCATTTCAAAACGGATTATCGAATTACATCACGGGGAAATTACTGCTCAAAGTGAAACGGATACCGGAACTCGCTTTATCATTACTTTACCAAAGCAAAAATAA
- the ytaF gene encoding sporulation membrane protein YtaF: MNEMAAWIMVLALTFSSSIDNLGVGISYGIRNIKISHLSNFIISIICFLFSVVGIYFGLWLSKILPGIMPVVIGSFLLVIIGLRIILLAIPRKVAVQETEGEVADTEINGLTKNIGKSGEIGFVESIFLGIGLSANALTNGLGAGLFGLNPIAICIAAAVGSFITVWGGVALGRKIAHVRIGKFTLGQFGTLISGTLLLFIAFAAFFD; this comes from the coding sequence GTGAACGAAATGGCAGCATGGATAATGGTATTGGCATTAACATTTTCATCAAGTATCGATAACTTAGGGGTAGGAATTTCTTACGGCATTCGAAATATAAAAATTAGTCATCTATCAAACTTTATTATTTCGATAATTTGTTTTTTATTTAGTGTAGTAGGAATATATTTTGGTTTATGGCTGTCAAAAATTTTACCTGGGATTATGCCAGTTGTAATCGGTTCGTTCTTATTAGTTATAATTGGTCTCCGAATTATTTTGCTAGCAATTCCTCGTAAGGTTGCAGTGCAAGAGACTGAGGGAGAAGTGGCAGATACAGAAATAAATGGCTTAACGAAAAATATCGGTAAATCTGGTGAAATCGGTTTTGTAGAGTCTATTTTTCTTGGAATTGGTTTGTCCGCGAATGCACTAACGAACGGTTTAGGAGCAGGGTTATTCGGTTTAAATCCAATTGCTATTTGTATTGCAGCTGCAGTTGGTAGTTTTATTACAGTGTGGGGTGGAGTTGCGTTAGGGAGAAAAATCGCTCACGTTCGCATCGGTAAATTCACTTTAGGTCAGTTTGGTACATTGATTAGTGGAACATTATTATTATTTATTGCGTTTGCTGCATTTTTTGATTAA